The genomic DNA ATCCGGGGGTCCTTCCCTTCCGTATCCGCCATGATGCGGAACACTGGTTCTGTGCCGGAACCCCGCATCCAGATAAAGGCTATTTCCTTACCTTCCTGGTTCTTGAAGAGAATTTTGAGTCCCCCTCGGCCCGCTTCTTCAAAGCGAGAAAGGTTTCTTCGTTCTTCAGTTCCATTATACGCAATTGCTTCCCAGCTTACAATTCCATACCGTTGAGCAAGTTCTGACCGGCGTTCTTCCCACTCTTTGTTAAAAATTTTCTGATATGTCGCCTTTAGACGGCTATGGTCCTGGGTTTTTATGCGGAGTATCGCTTCCGGGTTATACGCACTGGTGGTAACAAAAGAGGGAATGGTTGCCAGAATATGGGAAAGACTATACGTTTCTGCGGTATTATCCTGTTGTTCCGATAATTCTTTCCAAATGTCAAACAGTCCCGAGCGCCCCTCGGTTTTTCGGATAAGGAGCAACTTTAAAATGGCCGCTAACGTATTAATGGGATCCCGGACTGCGGCGGGATAGGTGATGTTGCCCCCCGCCGCTCCTTCACCTAAGAAGCGAACCACATACCCCTTTTCTCGTAATTGTCGAGCAAGGCTTACCACATTTGCTTCCCCCACTTCTGCTCGAAACACGGAGACATCAAACACCCGGGCAATCCGGTCTATCCGCATGGATGTAGGATCATTGATGGCTACTGCAACCTTTTTCTGGGCGTTCCCTTTATTATCGTACTGGAGTTCTCCGGACCATACGAGGTACGAAAGTTCCGCAAGACAACAGAGGGAGAACACCTCCTGGGCTTCCAGACTGCGGGCCTGCTGCATCTGGTCATCCCAGATGACCAGGTTTCCCCGATCCCCATCGCAGTCCGGAACATAGCCTATTATATACGCCGGATCTTCTGCGTGTAATTCTTCCAGTTTGATGCGACAGGGCTCCAGGGATTCTCCTTCGGGCACAATTCGATGGGCAATAGCGCCGGGTTTTTCATTCATCACGGTTACCCGGCACCCTAAATTTTCTAAAAAGGCCCGATCGATACTGCAGGTCCGGGCAGATCCATTAAAATCGATGAGAATCCCTACCGGTGTGGTGGTAAGGGTCTCCCGGAGAATGGCAAAGAGTTTCTGCTGTTGGTGACTATCTTCGGTCCCGCTGATGACATGGCGGGTAAACACTT from Treponema sp. J25 includes the following:
- a CDS encoding phosphatidylglycerol lysyltransferase; translated protein: MTAVIPPEWGKSLPPDTTEVGMEENLTNRIVEVQETIQRCILSASGWRGVFALDGNEESRVPHISRAYQIISYLAGDLFAEHLQKEQPETPVTVVVGVDTRPTGPAIASCIIRALLQRGCRVRYTHIIAAPEIMAYSRIAGEKKEVSGFIYVSASHNPIGHNGIKFGRTDGGVLSATEMAPLIAEFRGRLEAPEYIEKAIQGLADPSLHGRFLAVLSESTKYKEEALAAYEVFTRHVISGTEDSHQQQKLFAILRETLTTTPVGILIDFNGSARTCSIDRAFLENLGCRVTVMNEKPGAIAHRIVPEGESLEPCRIKLEELHAEDPAYIIGYVPDCDGDRGNLVIWDDQMQQARSLEAQEVFSLCCLAELSYLVWSGELQYDNKGNAQKKVAVAINDPTSMRIDRIARVFDVSVFRAEVGEANVVSLARQLREKGYVVRFLGEGAAGGNITYPAAVRDPINTLAAILKLLLIRKTEGRSGLFDIWKELSEQQDNTAETYSLSHILATIPSFVTTSAYNPEAILRIKTQDHSRLKATYQKIFNKEWEERRSELAQRYGIVSWEAIAYNGTEERRNLSRFEEAGRGGLKILFKNQEGKEIAFIWMRGSGTEPVFRIMADTEGKDPRMERDLLFWQRKMVEEADVLAGST